The following coding sequences lie in one Hydrogenophaga sp. PBL-H3 genomic window:
- a CDS encoding nucleotidyl transferase AbiEii/AbiGii toxin family protein, whose translation MFERPHHQRVAHVLAALDGDALRQFGSLFGGGTCIALRYGEYRESVDIDFLVSDASGYRELRQLLTGPEGLNALVRPGAQPLEVLREVRADQYGLRTAVHMDGQAIKFEIVREARITLEAPSKDDVVCGIQTLTPLDMAASKLLANSDRWADDSVFSRDVIDLAMMGLPLPLLRLALAKAEKAYGPAVARDLTKAIDRLQERQGWLERCMLAMAMTLPKAVLWQKIRSLRKLLLKPV comes from the coding sequence ATGTTTGAGCGCCCGCATCATCAGCGCGTTGCGCATGTGCTGGCCGCGCTGGACGGCGATGCGCTGCGCCAGTTCGGGAGTCTCTTTGGCGGTGGCACCTGCATTGCCCTGCGCTACGGCGAGTACCGCGAATCGGTGGACATCGACTTTCTGGTGTCTGACGCTTCGGGCTACCGGGAACTGCGTCAGTTGCTCACCGGCCCGGAAGGGCTCAACGCCTTAGTGCGGCCAGGCGCCCAGCCGCTGGAGGTGCTGCGCGAAGTGCGCGCCGACCAGTACGGCCTGCGCACGGCGGTGCATATGGACGGCCAGGCCATCAAGTTCGAAATCGTGCGCGAGGCACGCATAACACTGGAAGCACCGAGCAAGGACGACGTGGTGTGTGGCATCCAGACGCTCACGCCGCTGGACATGGCAGCGTCCAAACTGCTGGCCAATTCAGACCGGTGGGCAGACGACAGCGTGTTCAGCCGGGACGTGATCGACCTGGCCATGATGGGCCTGCCTTTACCCCTGCTTCGCCTGGCACTGGCCAAGGCCGAAAAGGCGTATGGCCCAGCGGTGGCGCGGGACCTGACCAAGGCCATTGACCGCCTGCAAGAGCGCCAAGGCTGGCTGGAGCGCTGCATGCTGGCCATGGCCATGACGCTGCCCAAGGCAGTGCTCTGGCAGAAGATTCGCTCGCTGCGCAAGCTGCTCCTCAAACCAGTCTGA
- a CDS encoding helix-turn-helix domain-containing protein, giving the protein MPAHAPPPSDQSTAQLQALGEQIRARRKALRVSSTAAAEAAGMSRVTLHRIEKGEPSVAGGAWANAMVALGMTLLAKNTEDADVSSASPVDLTDWIPVRVRLADYPQLKALAWQVHGTDTLTPMEALGIYERNVRHLDTAAMSPEEQALLQALRTGLGGGASVGMSNV; this is encoded by the coding sequence ATGCCAGCTCACGCACCGCCTCCTTCAGACCAAAGCACCGCTCAGTTGCAAGCCCTGGGCGAGCAGATTCGCGCGCGCCGCAAAGCCCTTCGGGTGAGCAGCACCGCGGCGGCAGAGGCGGCGGGCATGTCGCGGGTGACGTTGCACCGCATCGAGAAGGGCGAGCCGTCGGTGGCCGGCGGCGCCTGGGCCAACGCCATGGTGGCGCTGGGCATGACGCTGCTGGCCAAAAACACGGAGGACGCCGACGTTTCCAGCGCGAGCCCGGTCGACCTCACCGACTGGATACCGGTGCGTGTGCGCCTGGCGGACTACCCGCAGTTGAAGGCCTTGGCATGGCAGGTGCACGGCACCGACACGCTCACGCCCATGGAGGCCCTGGGCATCTACGAACGCAATGTGCGCCATCTGGACACTGCCGCCATGTCTCCCGAAGAGCAGGCACTGCTGCAGGCGTTGCGCACGGGTCTCGGGGGTGGCGCGTCGGTGGGCATGTCCAATGTTTGA
- a CDS encoding nucleotidyltransferase family protein has translation MRPSQALSQHRDAVCKAALRYHVSNPRVFGSVLQGADTEGSDLDLLVDPLPGTTLFDLGGLQDELEQLMGRHVDVLTPKDLPPKFRAQVLAEARPV, from the coding sequence ATGCGCCCCTCTCAAGCACTTTCCCAACACCGCGACGCCGTTTGCAAGGCGGCGCTGCGCTACCACGTGAGCAACCCGCGCGTGTTCGGCTCGGTGCTGCAAGGTGCAGACACGGAGGGCAGCGACCTGGATCTGCTGGTGGACCCCCTGCCGGGAACCACGCTGTTTGACCTGGGCGGCCTGCAAGACGAGCTGGAGCAATTGATGGGCCGGCACGTGGATGTGCTCACGCCCAAAGACCTGCCGCCCAAGTTTCGCGCACAGGTGCTGGCCGAAGCCCGCCCGGTATGA
- a CDS encoding phage holin family protein, protein MLANLTPFLLHWAITALALWVASHLFKGIRFGSTSALVVSALLLGLANAVVRPLLVVLTLPLTLLSFGLFLLVINALMLLLVAKLVDGFKVDGFWTAFWASLFISLLSLVLGAFVLGGSPDFTIETSPAPGSVWL, encoded by the coding sequence ATGCTCGCCAACCTCACCCCCTTCCTCCTCCACTGGGCCATCACCGCCCTCGCCCTGTGGGTGGCGAGCCATTTGTTCAAGGGCATCCGGTTCGGCAGCACCTCGGCGCTGGTGGTCTCGGCCCTGCTGCTGGGGCTGGCCAATGCGGTGGTGAGGCCGCTGCTGGTGGTGCTCACGCTGCCCTTGACGCTGCTGAGCTTTGGCCTGTTCCTGCTGGTGATCAACGCGCTGATGCTGTTGCTGGTGGCCAAGCTGGTGGACGGCTTCAAGGTCGACGGGTTCTGGACGGCGTTCTGGGCCAGCCTGTTCATCTCGCTGCTCAGCCTGGTGCTCGGCGCCTTCGTGCTGGGCGGCTCGCCCGACTTCACCATCGAGACCAGCCCGGCGCCGGGGTCGGTGTGGCTGTGA
- a CDS encoding glutamine--tRNA ligase/YqeY domain fusion protein codes for MSSNTPPSKPSSPTANAPAEGEHKVSNFLRQIIENDLDKGTYASRRWAGTPGDAAHHAAGQPDPAKIRTRFPPEPNGYLHVGHAKSICLNFGLARDYGGVCHMRFDDTNPEKEDTEYVNSILDAVKWLGFNWEANGQSHLFQASDYFGFMYRAAEYLIEAGHAYVDEQTGEQMRAARGDFGKPGTDSPFRSRTPAQNLARFREMRDGQHEDGSMVLRAKIDMASPNINLRDPAIYRIRRATHHNTGDTWCIYPMYTFAHPIEDALEQITHSICTLEFEDQRPFYDWLMDRLCEGGLLAHPAPHQYEFARLNLTYVITSKRKLAQLVYDHKVSGWDDPRMPTIVGLRRRGYTPESIQMFAERIGVTKSDSWIDYSTLEGCLREDLENKAHRGMAVLDPVKLVLTNWAEAFGSDGYTEDCTQPALPHHAVPEGQTPPPERVFKIGNQVWIEREDFEEVPPKGYKRLFPGNVVRLKGGYVIECTGCEKDASGTVTAVHAKVIPGTKSGTPGADSVKAKAAITWVSVADGVPAEVRLYDRLFSDPQPDAGGKDFIEALNPNSLKVVTAYVEPSLAAAKPDEKFQFERFGYFVADRVDHVAGKPVFNRVTGLKDSWGK; via the coding sequence ATGAGCTCCAACACCCCCCCCAGCAAGCCATCCAGCCCCACCGCCAACGCCCCCGCAGAGGGCGAACACAAGGTCAGCAACTTCCTGCGCCAGATCATTGAAAACGATCTCGACAAAGGCACCTATGCCAGCCGCCGCTGGGCCGGCACCCCGGGCGACGCCGCGCACCACGCCGCCGGCCAGCCCGACCCCGCCAAGATCCGCACCCGCTTCCCGCCCGAGCCCAACGGCTATCTGCACGTGGGCCACGCCAAGAGCATCTGCCTCAACTTTGGCCTGGCACGCGACTACGGCGGCGTGTGCCACATGCGCTTTGACGACACCAACCCCGAGAAGGAAGACACCGAGTACGTCAACAGCATCCTGGACGCGGTGAAATGGCTCGGCTTCAACTGGGAAGCCAACGGCCAGAGCCACCTGTTTCAGGCGAGCGACTACTTCGGCTTCATGTACCGCGCGGCCGAGTACCTCATTGAAGCCGGCCACGCGTATGTGGACGAGCAGACCGGCGAGCAGATGCGCGCCGCGCGCGGCGACTTCGGCAAGCCCGGCACCGACAGCCCGTTCAGAAGCCGCACCCCCGCGCAGAACCTGGCGCGGTTTCGCGAAATGCGCGACGGCCAGCACGAAGACGGCAGCATGGTGCTGCGCGCCAAGATCGACATGGCCTCGCCCAACATCAACCTGCGCGACCCCGCCATCTACCGCATCCGCCGCGCCACGCACCACAACACGGGCGACACCTGGTGCATCTACCCCATGTACACCTTTGCGCACCCCATTGAGGACGCGCTGGAGCAGATCACCCACAGCATCTGCACGCTGGAGTTTGAAGACCAGCGCCCGTTTTACGACTGGCTGATGGACCGCCTGTGCGAAGGCGGGCTGCTGGCGCACCCCGCGCCGCACCAGTACGAATTTGCCCGGCTCAACCTGACCTATGTGATCACCAGCAAACGCAAGCTCGCGCAACTGGTGTACGACCACAAGGTGAGCGGCTGGGACGACCCGCGCATGCCAACCATCGTCGGCCTGCGCCGGCGCGGCTACACGCCCGAGAGCATCCAGATGTTTGCCGAACGCATCGGCGTGACCAAGAGCGACAGCTGGATCGACTACAGCACGCTCGAAGGCTGCCTGCGCGAAGACCTGGAAAACAAGGCCCACCGCGGCATGGCCGTGCTCGACCCCGTCAAGCTGGTGCTCACCAACTGGGCCGAGGCCTTCGGCTCAGACGGCTACACGGAAGACTGCACCCAGCCCGCCCTGCCCCACCACGCCGTGCCCGAAGGCCAGACCCCGCCGCCCGAGCGCGTGTTCAAGATCGGCAACCAGGTGTGGATCGAACGCGAGGACTTTGAAGAAGTGCCCCCCAAGGGCTACAAGCGCTTGTTCCCTGGGAACGTGGTGCGCCTCAAAGGCGGCTACGTGATCGAGTGCACCGGCTGCGAAAAAGACGCCAGCGGCACCGTGACCGCCGTGCACGCCAAGGTGATCCCCGGCACCAAGAGCGGCACCCCCGGCGCCGACAGCGTGAAAGCCAAAGCCGCCATCACCTGGGTGAGCGTGGCCGACGGCGTGCCTGCCGAAGTGCGCCTGTACGACCGCCTGTTCAGCGACCCCCAGCCCGACGCCGGCGGCAAAGACTTCATTGAAGCGCTCAACCCGAACAGCCTGAAAGTGGTGACCGCCTACGTGGAGCCGTCATTGGCTGCGGCGAAACCGGATGAGAAGTTCCAGTTTGAGCGGTTTGGGTACTTTGTGGCGGATCGGGTGGATCATGTGGCGGGGAAGCCGGTTTTTAATCGGGTGACGGGGTTGAAGGATTCTTGGGGCAAATAG
- a CDS encoding DUF2157 domain-containing protein, producing MHNEHPETIPSEESLPWEITQAEDVFLPSVRVRLGWADIEAAVERGAIVPSEAHALWASWASPGSDQRVSAAELAPPAAQPLPSGVPMAPMPGVAPGPSFSFTNTLYYFGGMLAIGAMTLFMTLGWELFGAWGVFALSMGYLVGALLVARNLMKQRLRTPAGVLATLAVCLVPLATWALQVGLGLWPDGAHDSYRDYHRYIDWRWLTLELATLAAAVVMLWRFRLPFMVMPVAVTLWYLNMDVAHMLMQKEGFDWQFTRDVSLLFGLATCAIAVWVDLRTRAATHPLNRQDFAFWLYLFGAIMFWGGMSLRDSDSELNKFIYALINVGLVFLGAAIGRRVFTVLGAIGVAVYLGYLSHRVFADSLLFPFALTLLGLGVVALGLWWQRREAAIHARLASWLPAALKPLAAG from the coding sequence ATGCACAACGAACACCCAGAAACCATCCCCAGTGAAGAGTCCCTGCCGTGGGAGATCACGCAGGCCGAAGACGTGTTTTTGCCCTCGGTGCGCGTGCGCCTGGGCTGGGCCGACATTGAGGCCGCCGTGGAGCGCGGCGCCATCGTGCCGAGCGAGGCGCATGCGCTGTGGGCTTCGTGGGCCTCGCCAGGGAGCGACCAGCGCGTGAGCGCGGCCGAGCTGGCGCCGCCGGCCGCGCAGCCCTTGCCGTCGGGGGTGCCCATGGCGCCCATGCCCGGCGTGGCGCCCGGACCGAGCTTCTCGTTCACCAACACGCTGTATTACTTCGGCGGCATGCTGGCCATCGGCGCCATGACGCTGTTCATGACACTGGGCTGGGAACTGTTCGGAGCCTGGGGCGTGTTTGCCTTGTCGATGGGCTACCTGGTGGGCGCGCTGCTGGTGGCGCGCAACCTCATGAAACAGCGCCTGCGCACGCCGGCCGGTGTGTTGGCCACGCTGGCTGTGTGCCTGGTGCCGCTGGCCACCTGGGCGTTGCAGGTTGGGCTGGGCCTGTGGCCCGACGGCGCGCACGACAGTTACCGGGATTACCACCGCTACATCGACTGGCGCTGGCTCACGCTGGAGCTGGCCACGCTGGCGGCGGCGGTCGTCATGCTCTGGCGCTTTCGTTTGCCGTTCATGGTGATGCCGGTGGCCGTGACGCTCTGGTACCTCAACATGGACGTGGCCCACATGCTCATGCAGAAAGAAGGCTTCGACTGGCAGTTCACGCGCGACGTGTCGCTGTTGTTTGGCCTGGCCACCTGCGCCATCGCTGTGTGGGTTGACCTGCGCACGCGCGCCGCCACGCACCCGCTGAACCGGCAAGATTTCGCCTTCTGGCTTTACCTCTTCGGCGCCATCATGTTCTGGGGCGGTATGAGCCTGCGAGACAGCGACTCGGAGCTCAACAAGTTCATCTACGCGCTCATCAACGTGGGCCTCGTGTTTCTCGGCGCGGCCATCGGCCGGCGTGTGTTCACCGTGCTCGGCGCCATCGGCGTGGCGGTTTACCTGGGCTATTTGTCGCACCGCGTGTTTGCAGACAGCCTGCTGTTCCCGTTTGCGCTCACGCTGCTGGGCTTGGGCGTGGTGGCGCTGGGCCTCTGGTGGCAGCGGCGCGAGGCCGCCATTCATGCGCGGCTGGCCAGCTGGCTGCCCGCTGCGTTGAAGCCACTGGCAGCCGGCTGA
- a CDS encoding DUF924 family protein, whose amino-acid sequence MNTPSPPPAALDVLDFWFGDGLQLDWPSQDRNERWFGGGAAQDDAIRQRFGELVGMALDGGLTDWEAEPRARLALIVLLDQLSRNVHRGQRRAFDGDARAQRLSRRSLAEGMDTTLTPAGCVFLYMPLMHAENLELQEECVARFQRLVDTSPDTLRDTLASNLRFAVVHRDIVAQYGRFPHRNAVLGRTCTPEEDAFLKDGPRFGQ is encoded by the coding sequence ATGAACACCCCATCTCCACCCCCAGCCGCCCTGGATGTGCTCGATTTCTGGTTTGGCGACGGCCTGCAGCTTGACTGGCCCTCGCAAGACCGCAACGAACGCTGGTTTGGCGGCGGCGCGGCGCAAGACGACGCCATCCGCCAGCGCTTCGGTGAACTGGTCGGCATGGCGCTGGACGGCGGCCTCACCGACTGGGAGGCCGAGCCACGCGCGCGGCTGGCGCTCATCGTGCTGCTCGACCAGCTCTCGCGCAACGTGCACCGAGGCCAGCGCCGCGCCTTTGATGGCGATGCCCGCGCCCAGCGCCTGAGCCGCCGCTCGCTCGCCGAGGGCATGGACACCACGCTCACGCCGGCCGGCTGTGTGTTCCTCTACATGCCGCTCATGCACGCCGAAAACCTGGAACTGCAAGAGGAATGCGTGGCGCGCTTCCAGCGGCTGGTGGACACCAGCCCCGACACGCTGCGCGACACGCTCGCCAGCAACCTGCGCTTTGCCGTGGTGCACCGCGACATCGTGGCGCAATACGGCCGCTTCCCGCACCGCAACGCCGTGCTCGGGCGCACCTGCACGCCGGAAGAAGACGCGTTCCTGAAAGACGGGCCGCGCTTCGGGCAGTAA
- a CDS encoding LytR/AlgR family response regulator transcription factor, giving the protein MNATALIAEDEPLLAQALQAELSRAWPELAVVKVVGDGQTAVEQALALRPDVLFLDIRMPGQSGLEAAAELAEEWPDDHPFPALVFVTAFDAYAVQAFETQAVDYLLKPVQPERLRLTVQRVQALLAQRRPATGPLEATLEQLRSLMAHPDTQPPVARLQVIPASVGQSIRVVPVTEVLAFEAADKYVRVLLAQGEVLIRTPLKELMPQLDPAVFWQIHRGTVVRADAIDTVTRNEAGRMSLSLRLRTRTEAFAVSRLYADRFRAM; this is encoded by the coding sequence ATGAACGCCACCGCCCTGATTGCCGAAGACGAGCCCCTGCTGGCCCAGGCCCTGCAGGCCGAGCTGTCACGCGCCTGGCCCGAGCTGGCGGTGGTGAAGGTGGTGGGCGACGGCCAGACCGCCGTGGAACAGGCCTTGGCCCTGCGGCCCGATGTGCTGTTTCTCGACATTCGTATGCCCGGGCAGAGCGGGCTGGAAGCCGCCGCCGAACTGGCCGAGGAATGGCCCGACGACCACCCGTTTCCCGCGCTGGTGTTTGTCACCGCCTTTGACGCCTACGCCGTGCAGGCCTTCGAAACGCAGGCGGTGGACTACCTGCTCAAGCCGGTGCAGCCCGAGCGCCTGCGCCTGACCGTGCAGCGCGTGCAGGCCTTGCTGGCCCAGCGCCGGCCAGCCACCGGCCCGCTGGAGGCCACGCTGGAGCAACTGCGCAGCCTCATGGCCCACCCGGACACGCAGCCCCCGGTGGCCCGCCTGCAGGTGATCCCGGCCAGCGTGGGCCAGAGCATCCGCGTGGTGCCCGTGACCGAGGTGCTGGCGTTTGAGGCGGCCGACAAATACGTGCGCGTGCTGCTGGCTCAGGGCGAGGTGCTCATCCGCACGCCGCTGAAAGAGCTGATGCCCCAGCTGGACCCGGCCGTGTTCTGGCAGATCCACCGGGGCACCGTGGTGCGGGCCGACGCCATCGACACCGTCACCCGGAACGAGGCTGGGCGCATGAGCCTGAGCCTGAGGCTGCGCACGCGAACCGAAGCGTTCGCGGTGAGCCGGCTCTACGCGGACCGGTTCCGGGCGATGTGA
- a CDS encoding sensor histidine kinase: MPPFKPATIVRRALATMVFNTVIASAITVVSGDTFAVNLLYSQCIGLLIWGLIDGGRFVLLASGWPGAPAMTALVVCAVLVAYPLGSAGANLLLGRELLVGLNNFPRATLGFVLMSLSAGGFGTYFFTSRELLTRARLASEEAQRQATEARLKLLESQLEPHMLFNTLANLRALIGTDPERAVAMLDRLNDFLRATLTASRVDATTGRHSLADEFARLRDYLELMAVRMGPRLRYTLDLPEALRDQSVPPLLLQPLVENCIRHGLEPSRNGGEIRVSARQGASGLALEVSDTGVGCVAEPTPGFGLSQVRERLATAFAGQARMDWHSQPGGGTRALLTLPLPTP; encoded by the coding sequence ATGCCGCCGTTCAAGCCCGCCACCATCGTTCGCCGAGCGCTGGCGACCATGGTGTTCAACACCGTCATCGCCTCGGCCATCACCGTGGTCAGCGGCGACACCTTCGCGGTGAACCTGCTGTATTCGCAATGCATCGGCCTGCTGATCTGGGGCCTGATCGACGGCGGGCGCTTCGTGCTGCTGGCCAGCGGCTGGCCCGGTGCCCCCGCCATGACCGCGCTGGTGGTGTGCGCGGTGCTGGTGGCCTACCCCCTGGGCAGTGCCGGCGCCAACCTGCTGCTGGGCCGCGAACTGCTGGTGGGGCTGAACAACTTCCCTCGCGCCACGCTGGGCTTCGTGCTCATGTCGCTGTCGGCGGGCGGATTTGGCACGTATTTCTTCACCAGCCGCGAGCTGCTGACCCGCGCCCGGCTGGCCAGCGAAGAAGCCCAGCGCCAAGCCACCGAAGCGCGCCTGAAGTTGCTCGAATCGCAGCTGGAGCCGCACATGCTGTTCAACACGCTGGCCAACCTGCGCGCGCTCATCGGCACCGACCCCGAACGCGCGGTGGCCATGCTCGACCGGCTCAACGACTTTCTGCGCGCCACGCTCACGGCCTCGCGCGTGGACGCCACCACCGGGCGCCACAGCCTGGCCGACGAATTCGCGCGGCTGCGCGACTACCTCGAACTCATGGCCGTGCGCATGGGCCCGCGCCTGCGCTACACGCTCGATCTGCCCGAGGCCCTGCGCGACCAGAGCGTGCCGCCCCTGCTGCTGCAGCCGCTGGTGGAAAACTGCATCCGCCACGGGCTGGAGCCCAGCAGGAATGGCGGCGAGATCCGCGTGAGCGCGCGCCAGGGCGCCAGCGGCCTGGCGCTGGAGGTGAGCGACACCGGCGTGGGCTGCGTGGCCGAACCCACGCCCGGCTTTGGCCTGAGCCAGGTGCGCGAGCGCCTGGCCACCGCCTTTGCAGGCCAGGCCCGCATGGACTGGCACAGCCAGCCCGGCGGCGGCACCCGTGCCCTGCTCACCCTGCCCCTGCCGACCCCATGA
- a CDS encoding DUF2306 domain-containing protein yields MSLTPLIAVHMTAAIAALVIGPVALWARRGHARRQPRSQRPRLHRAAGYAWVTLMLITALSAIFISNPAVPNIAGFSAIHLLIPVVLGSLFIAFRQLLRGNVAGHRKSMLSLYISACLIAGLFTLAPGRFLGHLVWGQWLGLV; encoded by the coding sequence ATGTCACTCACACCCCTGATCGCCGTTCACATGACCGCCGCCATCGCCGCCCTGGTCATCGGCCCCGTCGCCCTGTGGGCGCGCCGTGGCCACGCCCGCCGCCAGCCCCGCAGCCAGCGCCCCCGGCTGCACCGCGCCGCAGGCTACGCCTGGGTCACGCTGATGCTGATCACAGCCCTGTCTGCCATCTTCATCAGCAACCCCGCCGTGCCCAACATCGCCGGCTTCTCGGCCATCCACCTGCTCATTCCCGTGGTGCTGGGCAGCCTGTTCATCGCGTTCCGGCAGCTGCTGCGCGGCAACGTGGCCGGCCACCGCAAATCCATGCTGTCGCTCTACATCAGTGCCTGCCTCATCGCCGGCCTGTTCACCCTCGCCCCCGGACGCTTCCTGGGCCACCTGGTCTGGGGGCAGTGGCTGGGCCTGGTGTGA
- a CDS encoding efflux RND transporter periplasmic adaptor subunit, with protein MKKTTWISGVVVLALVAGGGWWWSQRSAQSAVQYRTAAIERGPLQASVSASGTVNPVTQVSVGTQVSGQVRAVYVDFNTEVKAGQLIAEIDSQTFEYRVSSAQADVDAVRAAVQIAVANSASSRANVSRAQSDLAEAQRTHERNVSLVAQGFIAQSEADRTRAVLTSAQESLKAMQALVGVSEAQIKSAQANVAQREAALAQARIDLSRTRITSPVDGIVIKRTVEKGQTVAASLQAPELFVIAQNLSDMQVDANIDEADVGRIQPGLKASFTVDAFPGQKFAGEVRQVRKAATNVSSVVTYVAVVGFSNADGRLLPGMTANVRVVTESRESVLKVPNAALRVRIAGVEPAPAPESPADAPATAGTPPRTGAASTAGAPATARPPGVGAPGGGRGGVSSRGRIYVLNAKGEPSAYNVRLGVTDGTSTEIMVRPDGPAAPAVVEGATVVTGVNAATTPARGSGPRMSF; from the coding sequence ATGAAAAAGACGACGTGGATTTCGGGTGTGGTGGTGCTGGCCCTGGTGGCTGGTGGCGGCTGGTGGTGGAGCCAGCGCAGCGCGCAATCGGCGGTGCAGTACCGCACGGCGGCCATCGAGCGCGGACCGCTGCAGGCCAGCGTGTCGGCCAGCGGCACGGTCAACCCGGTCACGCAGGTTTCGGTCGGCACCCAGGTCTCGGGCCAGGTGCGCGCGGTGTATGTGGACTTCAACACCGAGGTCAAGGCCGGTCAGCTGATCGCCGAGATCGACTCCCAGACCTTTGAATACCGTGTGAGCTCCGCGCAGGCCGATGTGGATGCGGTGCGCGCCGCGGTGCAGATCGCCGTGGCCAACTCGGCGTCGAGCCGGGCCAATGTGTCGCGCGCGCAGTCCGATCTGGCCGAGGCGCAGCGCACCCACGAGCGCAACGTGAGCCTGGTGGCACAAGGCTTCATTGCGCAGAGCGAAGCCGACCGCACGCGCGCCGTGCTGACGTCGGCCCAGGAATCGCTCAAGGCGATGCAGGCGCTGGTGGGTGTGAGCGAGGCGCAGATCAAGAGCGCGCAGGCCAACGTGGCGCAGCGCGAAGCGGCGCTGGCGCAGGCGCGCATCGATCTCTCGCGCACCCGCATCACCTCGCCGGTGGACGGCATCGTGATCAAGCGCACCGTGGAGAAGGGCCAGACCGTGGCCGCCAGCCTGCAGGCGCCCGAGCTGTTCGTGATCGCGCAGAACCTCTCCGACATGCAGGTGGACGCCAACATTGACGAGGCCGACGTGGGCCGCATCCAGCCCGGGCTGAAGGCCAGTTTCACCGTGGATGCGTTCCCCGGGCAGAAATTCGCAGGTGAGGTGCGCCAGGTGCGCAAGGCCGCCACCAACGTCTCCAGTGTCGTGACCTACGTGGCCGTGGTGGGCTTCTCCAACGCCGATGGTCGCCTGCTGCCGGGCATGACGGCCAATGTGCGCGTGGTCACCGAGTCGCGCGAGTCGGTGCTGAAGGTTCCCAACGCTGCCTTGCGGGTGCGCATCGCGGGTGTCGAGCCCGCGCCAGCCCCCGAGAGCCCCGCCGATGCGCCTGCAACGGCTGGCACTCCACCCCGAACTGGCGCAGCGAGCACCGCAGGTGCCCCGGCCACTGCCCGACCGCCTGGTGTGGGTGCACCCGGTGGTGGTCGTGGTGGTGTGTCTTCGCGAGGCCGTATCTATGTGCTGAACGCCAAGGGCGAGCCATCGGCCTACAACGTTCGGCTGGGGGTGACCGACGGCACCTCGACCGAGATCATGGTGAGACCCGACGGACCGGCCGCACCAGCGGTGGTGGAGGGCGCGACAGTGGTCACCGGTGTGAATGCTGCCACCACGCCCGCGCGCGGCAGTGGTCCGCGCATGTCTTTCTGA
- a CDS encoding ABC transporter ATP-binding protein, with translation MNHPMALIETKGLTKAYTMGDQTVHALAGVSLTIEAGEFVAIMGASGSGKSTLMNILGCLDLPDGGEYRLAGEAVQTMSADALAAVRNRRIGFVFQQFNLLPRTSAQENVELPMVYAGVSNEERHRRAREALQRVGLGERGDHTPAELSGGQQQRVAIARALVNLPQLILADEPTGALDTRTSEDIMGLLTELNAQGITVVLVTHEHDVAAWARRRLVFRDGQVVEDAVQPGRRAQGAHA, from the coding sequence ATGAACCACCCCATGGCGCTGATCGAAACCAAGGGCTTGACGAAGGCCTACACCATGGGTGATCAGACGGTGCACGCCCTGGCCGGTGTGTCCCTGACCATCGAAGCGGGGGAGTTCGTTGCGATCATGGGTGCATCCGGATCGGGCAAGTCCACGCTGATGAACATCCTGGGTTGCCTGGACCTCCCCGATGGTGGCGAATACCGGCTGGCGGGCGAGGCGGTGCAGACCATGAGTGCGGATGCGCTGGCGGCTGTGCGCAACCGCCGCATCGGGTTTGTGTTTCAGCAGTTCAACCTGTTGCCACGCACCAGCGCCCAGGAGAATGTGGAGTTGCCCATGGTTTACGCGGGCGTTTCCAACGAAGAGCGCCACCGGCGCGCTCGCGAAGCGCTCCAGCGCGTGGGCCTGGGCGAGCGCGGCGATCACACGCCCGCCGAACTGTCGGGTGGTCAGCAGCAACGCGTGGCCATCGCCCGCGCTCTCGTCAACCTGCCCCAGCTGATCTTGGCCGATGAACCCACCGGCGCACTGGACACGCGCACGAGCGAGGACATCATGGGGCTGCTGACCGAGCTCAATGCGCAGGGCATCACCGTGGTGCTGGTCACGCACGAGCACGACGTGGCGGCCTGGGCGCGGCGCAGGCTGGTGTTTCGCGATGGACAGGTGGTTGAGGACGCTGTGCAGCCCGGACGCCGTGCGCAAGGAGCTCACGCATGA